The segment ATCTACGTAGGCTATCCAAAGGCTGGTATCTGCAGTGTTAACCAGGCAGGCAGTAGTTCTTTGTTCCCTTAACTTGGCAGCGGTTAATACTTTGTAGTTGTTGGATGGGTTGGTAACTGCTTTGTTAAAAGTTAAGTATTTACAAAAAGGCGATGTGCGCTTGTTGGCATCTTTAAGCACAAAAAAAGCAGAGTAGGAGGTAGCCAGAAAATAGTTTCCATACCCATCAAAAGAGTAATCCTTTACAGCCGAAAAGTTTAAATACTTATTTAAATACCGTTTTGTTTTAATATCATAAATATAGCTTTGGCTGGAGTGGGCATACAATAGGTTTGTTGTTTTATCAATAGCCAATGCATCTATATCTTTTGTTTCATTTTCTAGTTTAATAGAATGCAGTACTTGTTTTTTATCGGTATCGAAAGTAATAACATTACCAAGCCCCGAAGCCAAATACAAAAGCCCGTTTTTATCTTCGGCTATAGTACTCACCCTGTCCGATTGTAAGGATGAGTTGCTGCTATTCATTAACCAAACATTTTTGGAGGGAATAACAAATACGCCATTTTTTAAAGTGCTTACCCAATAATTGCCTTCCCTGTCTTTAGTAGCCCACGAAATAGCATTGCCTTTTAAAATATGTGCAAACAGGTTCGATTTATTTTTATCGGCACTAAAAATATAAGCACCATCGTAGGTTAAAAACCACCTGTCGTGGTTATCAAACGAAATAAAATCAGTAAAGCGCACATCGTTTGTTTTAATAGCATCAGTATTCAGTGTATACTGCTGTTTGCCATCAAATGCATCAATACCACAAACCCGGTTTTGTATACTTTTTATAAAATAGATACCATCATCGTGTATGGAGTATTCAACCGCACATGGATTAAATTTTGCATGGGCGAGTTTGCCATTGTTAATGTAATAAATACTATCAGCCGCAACAACTACATTGCCCTTCCTGTCGGCCACAATATTTACTATAAACGGAAAATTTACCTGCTTAAATTTGTTTAGCGTTTGCGTTTCAAAATTGTAATAGTAAATGGGGTTGTTAATGGAAATAATCCAGAGCTGGTTTTTGTTATCGAAACAGTAACGCGGAAATCCCGATTTATATACCTTTTCAAAAGGCTCGAAAAGTTTTAAGGAGTCGTTTTCAATATAGAATAACTGCCCTGCAAAATTAACACACCAAATACGTCCCTTGGCATCCTGTATAAAATGCGAAAACGATTTACCCCTTTGTTGGCTACTGTAATAGTTTTTCATCTCCAGGCCATCATAACGGCATACGCCATTATCAGTACCAAACCACATATAACCCTTGTTGTCTTCAAACACACTATATACCTCCATACTGGGCAAACCATCATCATCGGTTAAGTGCCACATAAAAGGCTGCTGGGCTTTTACAGGTAACCAAACACCAATCAGTAAACAAAAAAGACAGACTGCCTTCAAGGGTAATTGCATAAAACAAATGTATTCATTTATGGTATTTATTTTATAAGCCCCGGCTTACCTTGCCTCGTTTAAAGCCCATGCTAATTTTGCTTACTATAACTTGTTGGTGAAGAGTTTGTCTTTGTTGGTGAAGAACACCAACAAAGGCAATAATTTTGATGAACAATCAAAGAAATTTAACAATTCAACCAATAACTTATAAACCGGGTAACCCATACATAGTTGAAACAACCATATTATTTCTTTTATTTGCATTTTTTAAATACCCTAACAAAGTACACAACTATATGAGAAAGAAAATTATAGCAGGCAATTGGAAAATGAACAAGACCTTTGACGAAGGAATGGCATTGGTTTCAGAATTAAGCAATATGGTAAAGGATGAGTACCATGGCAGCGCTGAAGTGGTTATTATTCCTCCGGCATTGTACATTAATTCAGTAAGCCGCATGTTGGTTGGTTATACAAACATTAGCTGTGGCGCACAAAACTGCAGTAACCATGTAAGTGGTGCTTACACAGGCGAAATAAGTGCAGCTATGGTAAAAAGCTGTGGCGGTAAATATATTATTATAGGCCATAGCGAGCGCAGACAATACTTTGGCGAGCATAACAACTGGTTGGCTAAAAAGATTGATGCTGTTTTAGCCGAAGGCTTAAACCCTATTTACTGCGTGGGCGAAACTTTAGAGGAACGAGAAGGCAATACCCACTTTGAGGTATTAAAAAATCAAATAAGCCAAGCTTTGTTTCACTTAAGCCCGGCCCAAATGGCTGAGTGTGTGGTGGCTTACGAACCTGTTTGGGCCATTGGTACGGGCAAAACAGCCAGTACAGCACAAGCACAGGAAGTACATGCTTTTATAAGAAACCTGTTAAAGGATAAATTTGGTGAGGCTATTAGCAATAATATAACCATTCAGTACGGTGGAAGCGTAAAAGCGGATAATGCAGCCGAGTTATTTTCGGCTCCTGATATTGATGGCGCATTGGTAGGCGGAGCGGCTTTACAAAGCAGAAGTTTTGCTGATATTGTAAAAGCGATGGCTTAATACGGTATTATTGGGTAAACAGGCGTAATATAAATTCCTGATTTGTAGCGGATAAAAAAATATTAAAAAAAATATTTGGTCTTTAAACTATAAATCTTACATTTGCCAACCCAAAAATGGCCCGTTCGTCTATCGGTTAGGACAAATGGTTTTCATCCATTAAAGAGGGGTTCGACTCCCCTACGGGCTACCAAAGAAGGTAACACAAAGACTTGCAGCAATGCAGGTCTTTTTTGTTTTACAGCAGTTTGTAAACAGCGGAAAACTATAAACTTGTTGGTGAAGAACACCAACAAGGGCAACAAATTATACAAATTACCCGTTTGGTGTTTAAATACTTGTTTTAGCTATTTTAAAGCTACTTTTACACCCTACATGAGTCACACGTCATTTGCATCCCTAGGCCTTTCGCCTGCCTTGTTAAAGGCACTGGAAAAACAGGAGTTTACTATACCCACACCTATACAAGAAACAGCTATACCGGCTATATTGAATAAAAACGATGTATTGGGCATAGCCAAAACGGGTGCAGGCAAAACAGCCAGCTATGTGTTGCCGCTTTTAATGCAGGCTAAACCGGCAGCCAAGCTTAAAAACCGCCATGCCCATATATTGGTTTTGGTACCCACGCGCGAGTTGGCCGAACAGGTAAAAGAGGTGTTCCATACTTTTAGCAAAGCATTGCCGGAGCCCGTTAAAACACTGGCTGTATATGGTGGTGTTTCCATTAACCCGCAAATGATGGCGCTGCAAGGCGTAAATATACTGGTGGCTACTCCGGGCAGGTTATTGGAATTGATTGATTCCAATGCAGTACATTTATCGGGTATTGAAACACTGGTACTGGACGAAGCGGATAAGATGCTTAATTTAGGTTTTAAGGAAGAAGTAAATAAAATATTGGCCCTATTACCAGCCAAACGCCAGAATATATTATTGTCGGCCACTTTAAACGATGATGTGCAGTTGATACATCAGGTAATGTTGCATGAACCTGTTGTAATAAAGATAGCGGAAGAGGAAGACTCGTTAGAGCTGATTAAGCAAGTAGCTTATATTGTGTCAGAAGATAAGAAAGGGCCTTTCTTACGCCAGCTTATCCATCAGCACGACATGCAGCAGGTATTGGTGTTTGCTTCTTCTGTTTACCAAGCCGATGCCATAGTAAACAAATTGCTTAAAAACAATATTGATGCAAAAGCCATTCACAGTAAAAAAAGCCAGGGAGGCAGAACGGAAGCTTTGTCTTTGTTTAAATCAGGTAAGTTGCGGGTATTGGTAGCTACGGATTTAATGGCAAGGGGTATTGATATACTTTCGCTTCCTTATGTTATTAATTATGAATTGCCCCGCTCTCCCAAAGATTATATACACCGCATAGGGAGAACAGGCCGCGCAGGCACCGCAGGCGATGCTATCTCCTTGGTAAGTCCAAGCGAGCTACATCATTTTGGTATCATCCAAAAAAAAATGGGCAAACAAGTAGATATTATTGATAGTGAGAAGATGTAGGGAGAATATTGTTTGAAGAATGCTTAAATACTTCAAACAATAGTATTAACATATTTTAGTGTTTTGTGTCAAGTTGAATAGATGGAAAATCATTCTCTGAATCTTCCTCTTGATACACACTCAAAGAAAGGTAAGTTATAGCTTCTTTGGACAACTTCAGTACTTTGATAGCTTTATCTATAAATTCACTTTCTTTAATTTCCATAGAGAAATTATCCTTTAATATTTCCGGAAAGAACTCTTCCATTCCTTCCAAAAAAGGATTTTCAGAAATAACTTTAAATCCTTTGTGTTCTATATGGTTACG is part of the Bacteroidota bacterium genome and harbors:
- the tpiA gene encoding triose-phosphate isomerase, whose translation is MRKKIIAGNWKMNKTFDEGMALVSELSNMVKDEYHGSAEVVIIPPALYINSVSRMLVGYTNISCGAQNCSNHVSGAYTGEISAAMVKSCGGKYIIIGHSERRQYFGEHNNWLAKKIDAVLAEGLNPIYCVGETLEEREGNTHFEVLKNQISQALFHLSPAQMAECVVAYEPVWAIGTGKTASTAQAQEVHAFIRNLLKDKFGEAISNNITIQYGGSVKADNAAELFSAPDIDGALVGGAALQSRSFADIVKAMA
- a CDS encoding DEAD/DEAH box helicase, with protein sequence MSHTSFASLGLSPALLKALEKQEFTIPTPIQETAIPAILNKNDVLGIAKTGAGKTASYVLPLLMQAKPAAKLKNRHAHILVLVPTRELAEQVKEVFHTFSKALPEPVKTLAVYGGVSINPQMMALQGVNILVATPGRLLELIDSNAVHLSGIETLVLDEADKMLNLGFKEEVNKILALLPAKRQNILLSATLNDDVQLIHQVMLHEPVVIKIAEEEDSLELIKQVAYIVSEDKKGPFLRQLIHQHDMQQVLVFASSVYQADAIVNKLLKNNIDAKAIHSKKSQGGRTEALSLFKSGKLRVLVATDLMARGIDILSLPYVINYELPRSPKDYIHRIGRTGRAGTAGDAISLVSPSELHHFGIIQKKMGKQVDIIDSEKM